One genomic segment of Tripterygium wilfordii isolate XIE 37 chromosome 9, ASM1340144v1, whole genome shotgun sequence includes these proteins:
- the LOC120006173 gene encoding 2-oxoglutarate-dependent dioxygenase DAO-like — MEKSSIPILDLQNFPGKYDKLLREVCEEWGCFRLVNHNIPISLMSEMKAVVRSLFDLPTEIKQRNIPAIVSSGYIGLSKGNPLYEALGLFDIGSSQAMQNFCSQLDVSDHQRKVLESYALLVNDLAMEILEKLAKLMGVNGGLFEGWPMMFRMNRYHFSLETVGSLGVQMHSDSVFLTILQDDENVGGLEVMNKSGEFVPVDPLPGTLVVNFGDIATAWSNGRLCNVKHRVKCNEATIRFSIASFLLGPRDGPVEAPPELVDDQHPRLYVPFTWEDYRKLRFTDKFKTSDSLPDMLINPKSE, encoded by the coding sequence TGCAAAACTTTCCAGGAAAATACGATAAACTATTGAGGGAGGTATGCGAGGAATGGGGTTGTTTCAGGTTAGTGAATCACAACATACCCATCTCACTAATGTCAGAGATGAAGGCAGTGGTGAGGTCTCTGTTCGACCTTCCCACTGAAATCAAGCAACGCAATATCCCTGCCATAGTCAGCAGTGGCTATATCGGACTCAGCAAAGGAAACCCTCTTTACGAGGCATTGGGGCTCTTTGACATAGGCTCCTCACAAGCGATGCAAAACTTTTGCTCTCAGCTTGATGTCTCTGATCATCAAAGGAAGGTATTAGAGTCTTATGCTCTGTTGGTGAATGATCTGGCTATGGAAATATTAGAAAAGTTGGCTAAACTTATGGGGGTGAATGGTGGCTTGTTTGAGGGGTGGCCGATGATGTTCAGGATGAACAGGTACCACTTCAGCCTTGAAACTGTAGGCTCTTTGGGGGTGCAGATGCACTCGGATTCAGTATTCTTAACCATTCTTCAGGATGATGAAAATGTGGGAGGTCTTGAAGTGATGAACAAATCTGGTGAATTTGTTCCTGTTGATCCATTGCCAGGAACCCTTGTTGTTAATTTTGGAGATATTGCTACTGCTTGGAGCAATGGGAGATTATGCAATGTGAAGCACAGAGTGAAATGCAATGAAGCCACAATTAGGTTTTCTATTGCTTCATTCCTCCTGGGACCAAGAGATGGACCAGTGGAAGCACCGCCGGAGCTGGTGGACGATCAGCATCCTCGTCTCTATGTTCCATTCACCTGGGAAGATTATAGGAAGCTCCGATTCACGGATAAATTTAAAACCAGTGACAGCCTTCCTGATATGCTTATTAATCCCAAAAGTGAATGA